AGGCCTTTGTGTGGGCTCAGCTTGCTGGCTAGGCCGACTGGGCTGGGGTGAAAGAGAAAGAGGGGAAACGGCCTGCGTGGGAGATGGGCCAATGCAGGGGAAGCAAGGCCGCACGGGAAAAGAAAAATGGCCACGCGGATTGGGCTTGCGGTGGAGAAGGGAGAAAGGGAGGGGGAGAAGGTGGGTTAGTGGGAGAAAACCGTGGGCCTAAAGGCAAGGCTTGCTCCATTTTTCCAAATTTAATTTTCCTAATACTTTTTCAAAtgggttttgaattcatttgaaccttgaatcaaaaccaaatttaaatattatttaaaatatactttcaAGTCAAAGTAAATtgaaaattttggtaagttttcaaaaataaatttttataactttttaaatgcttttattccctaatttatttttcttttacttAAAAGCCATTTTCGAACTCATctccaaaagcaatttaaactattttaaattttcaatcaaaaccactcaaccaaataaatcagatgcaaaggcatgtatgctcaaacatgttgctaccttacgatgaattttaaattaatgaaaaatattctttttcctaaatttcatgtgcacaaaaattaacaaataattcattttaatcctgttttcaaaagaggcaaattttagggtgttacacggtCACTTTGAacagcgtgtccggtcatgaatGAAACTTTTCTGGAATCGACTAGACTCCAGTGTTGGAGTGTCTGGTCACTTCGAGcatcgcgtccggtcacaacttaagtgcactgatgactattgagatcgggcgatcagcatttgaagtcaAGGACACATGGCGAATATCTGAGGACCGAacactggggtcctatgtccggtcaaacCAACCGGTGCATCCGATCGCCCCGATTTTCAGTGGATAGAGGAGctaacggctctattcatgggggctctctatttaagccccatggccggctcaagctcactctcttggccatttatattgacatagcaaccttgtgagcttagccaaagccctcccacttatctccatcattgattcaacatctatGTGAGATTgcgagagaatccaagtgcattgcttgagtgattgcatctagaggcacttggtgttcatgtttcgctgccagattcgcttgttactcttggtggttgctgccacctagatggcttggagcagcggaggagtggcatgagttggtgattgttcatggccatctcccgaTGActatgaggggtcttgtgccttccccagcagagcgccgaaaggtaactctagtggattgctcatgtcattgagttacctcacttgtgggtaggttctcgtgtcattgagttacctcacttgtgggtaggttcttgcggtgcccaattgtgttgacgaggttcgtgcaacacctcttcaccgccgaaccaccaagtgttggtcgacacaacggggactagcatgccggcaagcacgtgaacctcacgAGAAAAACAtttgttgtctcttgccctttggtattctcccggtgattgaattagTATTCCTATTGTGATTtgttcactcctctatgcggtTGTATGATCACCTTACTTACttatttacattcccgcaaactagttgtagcaagctctttagtgtagctagaattgagagcttgctttgtagcttaagttcatctagtagagctctttagtgtagcaagtgtgagagctcttggTGAGTGGTGaattagcaaattgtgtgtctagtgatcatagtaactagaattgttggataggtggcttgcaacccttgtagagctagtgcctgtttgcatttcgctatttgtcatactgatcaaattgctctagttggtttgtagatttttaaatagtctatccacccccctctagccatattaggacctttcaacatctCACAAGATgtaaagtgtaataaagatttatAAATACTAGAGAAGGGTTTATGCTCCGGGTCTTGCGTGCATTGTAGAGATGGTTAGATTCCATAGAGGATCACAGGAGTCagacttggcaccaacaccactgGTGGATGAATCTTCTCCAAAGCTTGTCCACGAGAACCTTCTCACTCTCGTTTACTACATGTAATAATGATGCTTTGCATAACATGATGGAAtgtatgacatgatgcatgatgtAATACATACAAGTGTATGAATGAAACTTAACAAACTTAAAAAAGTCGAGTACATCTTTGCTTCGCCAAAGAACTAGGGTTTTTATTATAAAAGTATTTTCATTATTAACTAACAAATCAATTAATAAAAGAATCACACTAGCATGTACAAGCAAGTGATTACATGAAAAGCATTTACATGACTTAATCACTTTACTCAAGATATTGCTTACAAGAAGTAATCAAGACTTTCATACATGCATCCATTGGTTTGTTATTTAATTAAGTCATTTTAATTATTATATATAAACAAGTTGATTCAAAGCATAGCAATCAAGTAAATTAATTGTCAACGAACAATAGGGGTTTGAGTGTTCCAAGGTCTACATTCAAAGTATAAAACTCACCAAAGTTATCGAAGTATTTTCGTAATTTATTTTagtatttattaattaataattaaAGCATGTAATTAAGtggataaattaaaattatcaaaacagtaccaTAATTTTCATGAAGATAGGTCTAAAcatgtaaagcatacacaaaaagtttcatgattaaaggataattattttagcctatCAAAATCATGAAggtacatttattaattaaaagaggtaatttttaagcatgCCAAAATTACTGAAAATGACTATTTCATATTTTCCATGGTAGAGCATCTCATAGAAAGGCTACACATAAAATTTCTTGAATTTAGCATGCACCAATAATTAGTTAtgaaaataacaagaatcaacaCTTTTAATCCAtttctaaaaaagaataaattGTTTTAAACTTTTCTCACTCGCCCCCAGCGACCCACGGTCACTGACACGCGGGGCCGGTGGCCAAACCAGACCCTGCCCACCTTTACCGTGAGCACACCGGTGGGTACGCGACGGAGCTCACCGACAGCGGAATCTCCGGCGACGAGAACCACCCCGGTGTGCTCCCATCAGCCCCTGCACCCAACCACACTATCAAACTAATGTTTTAGGGCCTGATTCGTGCAAAGCCGCGGCCATAACGGCACTGCGGCGCGGCGGCGGGTTCGCTGCTCCGGCGGTCGGCTGACCTATCTATCACTCGGGGTTAGCCTtagcactactggaaactcgaattgcTCTGTGGGTGACGAATTTTTTTGTGCGTTTTTTTcggcacgcacagaaaaattatgattattctgtcggttccaaaatatcccgacagaaaaatacgaaaacccacagaataattgtatgatttttctgtgcgtgacaatacacagacaaaaaaatcagcactcacagaaaaattcaatttattctgtcggttctttaaaaacgcacagaaaaaatatttGCATGCATAGaaaaatatatgcatgcatagGATAGACAAAAAAACAAGGaagtcctaaccctaacccgccggccgccgcccccAAACACCCTCGCACGCACGCACTCGCGCTCCTGCTCCCGCTCCCTCTCACTGCCTCCCGCCAGCGGCCggccccggcccctcccctcctctcctcctgcCAGTGGCcgacccctcccctcctctcctctcaCCGGCGGCTggccccggcccctcccctccttgcccCGTGCTGCCATGGATCCGCTGCGCCACCCCGGatccgctgcctcctctcctccCGCCAGCGGCTGGCctcggcccctcccctccttgcccTGTGCCGTCCCAGATCCGCCGCGCCACCCCGGATCCaccgcctcctctcctcccgccgacggccgccccctcccctcctctcctccgGACTCTCTGGGTCTCCCGACGTCGACTCATCCTCGACTTCTCTCCAAGTCCTCAATCAATCCTCCGGCTGCCCCCTCCCCGCGGCGAAACCCTAGCCCATTGCCTCGCCGCCCGTCGCTGCAGGCTTATGGCGCCTGTGTGATCAGACCAGCAGTCCGCCCCATCTCTCCCTTAGCCCCTGCATCTGATGTTCCTCTCCTGCATCGTACTTCGCGACTTGGACTCCATCGACTCCTCGgcctccatggcatcctcgaaGAAGGTTGTGACCCATGACGAGTGGGAGTGGAAGCTCCGCGATGTCAAGATCCGCAAGGAGGATATGAACCGCCTCGTCATGAACTTTCTCATCACCGAGGGCTTCGTTGACGCCGCCGATAAGTTCTGCATCGAGTCCGGCACCCAGCGTATTGCATGCTCCTCTTTCTCTTCGCTATTGAACTTCCCGGGGAATTTGTTGAATTTCTAATTTTATTTTTGTAGCGGAGATTGACCTAGCGACCATCACGGATCGAATGGAGGTTAAGAGAGCAATACAGTCAGGTAATGTTCAGGAGGCGATCGAGAAAATCAACGATCTTAACCCCACGGTTCGATTCTGTCTAAGTTGAGCCTGTCTGGAAATTTGGAACGAAGGAATAACGGCTGAGATGCACATTTAGGTATTTTACTGTGTTGTGGAAGATCTCGAAGTAGGTTGTGATTGCTGGTTGTGCATATTCGGTTTCCATCCTTCCTGTAGGTCTGAAATAAATTTGGTCAACTAGAGGAGCACTCAGTTTTGCAATGTGGGTAACTTGGATGTACTGTCACTGTGTTTGTCAGCAATTTAGAGCTTTAGCTAGTTTAGAATACAGGAACAGAATCCTTTCCCAAACTAATTTGTTGACCTGTCATGTCTTTGGAGAGTATGCAGGAGCTTCCTGTTGTGTCAAATGATATGTTTCTGATTTGATCATCAGTTCTTACTGGTTATTCTACTCTTTATATTAGTTGTCCACGTTTGCCATACTTGATTGTTCAAATAAGAGCCGGAGATTCCTGCTGAGCAGGTTGCAGTTTTGAACATCTTTGTAACCAGTAGAAACAACTGAAACCCTTAACAAGTAGCAGCCAATATACTTGGACCAATCTAGGAGTTAGGGCCAATTATTTCGAATGTGAAAAAACGCCCAACAGTATAAATATGGCACCTCATTGATTACTGACTAAACTCAGTTGATTGTTATGTTTGCCCAACACTAATGAGTGATGAGACGAGGATCCAATGTGACATCCTTTTTCCACAAGAGTTTTCTGTTTCAGAATGGTGTTTCCACCTTCGTTGTCCCTTTGCTTGGAAATAGCTAACAAGTTTTGTGAAATGTTTATTTATAGGAGGGTTCGGCTCATTTTTACATACAAGATAATGCTATTGGGGAACTATTGGATGTTTCTCAACGTTTGAAGACTGCAAGTGAAGTTAATGCTGCTATTCTTACAAGCCAAAGTCATGAGAAAGGTTAGTAACATCTACTGTTTAGTTCAAGATTTAATTTAGCAGAATTTACATCAAATCCTTTCATGTGTAAATGTCCATTCATTGATTAGTTTGCTATTTAAATTAAACCAGTCAAAGTTATATTTGGATATAGGAAAGTGAGGCTGGTATCAATATATCTTAATAATTGAGAAGAAAGGAGGTGGAAAAACTGAAACAGGGTCATATCTATTCTCATTTTATACCCCTTGAAACATTTGACATTGAATTTATCAAATTATTAAGTTTGTATGTAACAACTTCAAGGTTGTGAAAATTACTCCCTCCAGCCCTAAATATAGGTCATTTTAGTTTGAATTAAGGGCTAGTTTGGTTACTGCCCcggtgaaaggttctaatggctagaggggggtgaatagcctaataaaaatttctacaacaacacttaacaaaatggttagacaattatgaggcgaagcaagtgttgcgctagcctactcaaaatgcaagccacctaccacaattctagtttagatagtgtctattcacacaatagctatgacactaccctatgttagtgtgctctcaaaggctaactaaagagccacaccaaccaagcaagcaagctctcacaactagctacactaaagagcttgtcaactagtttgcggtaaagtaaagagagtgatcaagatagttataccgccgtgtcaaggagtgaaccaatcaatcacaaggatgaataacaatgaaaaccaatcacctcggaatcaaaggatgaacacaatgatttttaccgaggttcacttgcttgccggcaagctactcctcgttgtggcgattcactcacttggaggttcacgcgctaattggcttcacacgccaaaccctcaatagggtgccgcacaaccaacacaagatgaggatcacacaagccacgagcaattcactagagtatcttttggcgctccgccggggaaaggtcaagaacccctcacaatcaccacgatcggagccggagacaatcaccaccctccgctcaacgatccttggtgctccaagccgtctaggtggcggcaaccaccaagagtaacaagcgaaatccacagcgaaacatgaagaccaagtgcctctagatgcaatcactcaagcaatgcacttggatcactcccaatctcaccattatgatgaatcaatgatggagatgagtgggaggactttgcctaggctcacaaggttgctatgtcaaagaaaatagccaaagatgtgagccatagccggccatggggcttaaatagaagcccccacaaaatagagccgttgtaccctttcactgggcacactgcgctctgacagGACGCtccagtccaactgaccggaccctggactcagcgtccggtccactgatggacgccacgtgtcactggcttcaaacgctgttcgtcagatttcaacggctacgaagctgaccagacgctccggtgaaACTGACCGGaagctccggtaaaactgaccggacgctggagcctcagcgcccggtcgagtacagtaagggtctaaaaccggttttcctcgactggacgcatccggtccacctcgaccggacacagcccagcgtccggtggtaaaccctagccactgtaccgtcaagtcagcgcgaccggacacaggcagttagcgtccggtgcatttggatccagcgtccggtcacttgaccgacgctggcatctcctccgttctcttcacccttgctcaagtgtgctaaccatcaagtgtatcacctcatgcacatgtgttagcatattttcacaaatgttttcaaggatgttagcactccactagatcctaaatgcatatgcaatgagttagagcatctagtggcactttgataaccgcattccgatacgagtttcacccatcttaatagtacggctatcaaacctaaatgtgatcacactctctaagtgtattgatcaccaaaacaaaatagctcctatggattatacctttgccttgagcattttgtttttctctttcttcttttcaagtttaagcccttgatcattgccatgtcatcaccattgtcatgttatgatcttcattgtcttctccacttgaagtgtgctacctatctcatgatcacttgataaactaggttagcacttagggtttcatcaattcaccaaaaccaaactagagctttcaatctccccctttttggtaattgatgacaacccttatacaaagatatgaattgaaattcaattgaatccatgttgcttgcccaagcatatttaccatgtgtaaaaggatatggacaagtttcatgaaccctaaatggtagcaattgctccccctacatatgtgctaagagtttggattgtagcttgcacatatgcttagataggaaatataggagtcaatgtctaccacatgatgctaaggtataaaagatggacttttgaagcgtgataccaatcggagtgcactattataccttccttagcaccatggttagcttaatatCACTTGAAAGCATACTTttggaaagataccacttgtaaagacttacttgggaatgaaagttatctagtgatttcatttcatcattcaatcttacaactaaccttcatcacacaagcatggatgtttaaatttaatacttgtgccatgcaagcaaacatatgaaatgcatattcaaatgcaccatacaagttcatgagcttgctccccctacttgtgtgctcaaaattttagttgatccctttcctttgtcacatctctccccctatgtcatatatcaagatatcttatgtttctctccctttatgatatttctccccctttttcactatttttactactatctttgtttctctccccctttgtcatcaatgaccacaaaggttctaaatgtagatagtattacttgtagggtcgagattatcaatgtcaatcaatggggtgaggatcattttcccaaatttggttcaaactagaatatatgccaaagatatttaactcagtttgatccaaggacaagcttcttcacacctccaaataagggttatcttgtaccatgttgagttaaacacttatagctcattttctagattaaacactaggtttacaagcccataaacatgtcatatgctatcactagatcaaatcaagcatagaagcaatagtgataccatataaacatcaaattcgtttgattttcatgaatgagcctaatgaaatagaaccatttgaaaggtcctaataaaattgaaaatatgactacatgcactaaacatgtccttagcaaggatgcatgccatgccaatcaacttttaccttggattgctcgaaggagaggcatgtcatatgagtgaggggtgcatcaacacatatttgagaaatccaatatgttcaactcattccttatcttgcaaaacattttctcatccaatggcttggtgaatatatcggcaagttgatcttcggtgcctacactctcaatgcaaatgtcccctttttgttggtgatctcttatgaaatggtggcagacatcaatgtgctttgttcttgcatgttgcaccggattgttggttaacttgattgcactctcattgtcacatagcaatggcactttcttgaacttgattccaaagtcactcaaagtggccttcatccaaagtatttgtgcacaacaactaccggtggatatgtatattgcttcggcggttgataatgcaacactattttgcttctttgatgaccatgaaataagtgatcttcccaataattgacatgtgcccgatgtgctctttctttcaaccttgcatcccgcataatccgagttggagtaaccaactagctcaaactttgctcctttgggataccacaaaccaacatttggtgtatgcttcaagtacctcaatatcctctttgtagctttcaaatgactttctcttggtgaggcttgaaatcttgcacacatgcatacactaaacatgacatctggccttgatgcggtcacatagagtaggcttccaatcatagaccgatacaacttttgatctaccatatttccacttgcatcactatccaagttgccattggttcccattggtgtgctaatgactttgctatcaatcatgcaaaacttcttgatcatgtccttgatgtacttgccttgactcacaaatgtaccattctttaattgcttgatttgaagaccaaggaagtaactcaattctccaatcatggacatttcaaactcattagccatcatctttccaaactcatcacaaaattcttgattggttgatccaaatatgatatcatcaacatagatttgcaaaacaaatagatcttttccaatcttcttgatgaatagagtggtgtcaaccttgcccattgtgaaccctttagagagaaggaagtccctcaatctctcataccatgctctaggtgcttgcttcaagccatacaatgccttcttcaacttgtatatatggttgggcttcttatcatcttcaaaaccggaaggttgctcaatatatactttttcattgatataaccattgagaaatgcactcttgacatccattttatagagcttgatattgtgagcacaagcataggctagcaagattcttattgcttccaatctagcaaccggggcatatgtttctccaaagtcaagaccttcaacttgtgtatatccttgtgctaccaatcttgctttgttccttactactatcccatcttgatcttgcttatttctaaagacccatttggttccaatcacattgtgtccctttggtctctctactaattctcatacttgatttcttgtaaagttgttcaattcttcatgcatagcattcacccaatcaacatccctcaaagcttcatctatcttcttcagttcaatggatgacacaaatgagaagtgttcaaaAAATGAtgcccatcttgatcttgtttgtacacctcttgaaatatcaccaatgatagtgtccaatggatgatctcttgcaatacttgttggttggagcaatggaacttgattgcttgcacttgctagatcattgggttgagatgatgtactagccacttgatcttgatcaatgtcatgagagtcatttgcactagcttgatttgtatcattttgcacatttggagagcacttgcacttgatcatcttcatcatcaatcacttgcctaggcctcaattcaccaatatccatgttcttcatggcatttgaaagttgaatgcctctaacatcttccaagttctcattctctacttgtgaacccttggtttcatcaaattcaacatcatgaacttcctcaagagtaccactatccaaattccaaactctatatgctttgcttgtagtggaataaccaagtaggaatccttcatcacatttcttatcaaacttgcccaatcttgtgcctttcttcaagatgtagcatttgcaactaaagacccgaaaatatgcaatgttgggctttctaccattcaagagctcatatggtgtcttctctttcaatcggtgacaatagaggcggttgctacaatagcaagccgtgttgatagctttggcccaaaaagattgactcacattgtactcactaagcatagaccttaccatatcaatgcgtgttctattcttcctctcaacaaggccatttgattatggagtgtacttggccaagaattgatgtctaattccaaattcatcacacaactcatcaattctagtgttcttgaactcactaccattgtcacttctaactctcttgatagttgtttcaaactcattgtgaatgcctttgacaaatgatttgaatgttgcaaatacatcacttttgtctactagaaagaatacccatgtgtatctagtgtagtcatccactatcacaaagccatatttgtttccaccgatacttgtgtattgtgttggcccaaacaagtccatgtgcaataactcaaacgctttactagtgctcatcatgcttttcttaggatgggtatttccaacttgtttgccggcttgacaagagctacaaagcttatccttttcaaacacaacatctttcaagcctttaactaagtcatgcttaatcaacctattcaattgtttcattccaacatgacca
This sequence is a window from Miscanthus floridulus cultivar M001 chromosome 10, ASM1932011v1, whole genome shotgun sequence. Protein-coding genes within it:
- the LOC136488657 gene encoding glycine-rich protein 2-like, whose translation is MSRRRETQRVRRRGGEGAAVGGRRGGGGSGVARRIWDGTGQGGEGPRPAAGGRRGGSGSGVAQRIHGSTGQGGEGPGPAAGERRGGEGSATGRRRGGEGPGPAAGGRQ
- the LOC136488658 gene encoding protein GID8 homolog, producing MASSKKVVTHDEWEWKLRDVKIRKEDMNRLVMNFLITEGFVDAADKFCIESGTQPEIDLATITDRMEVKRAIQSGNVQEAIEKINDLNPTEGSAHFYIQDNAIGELLDVSQRLKTASEVNAAILTSQSHEKG